From Scleropages formosus chromosome 1, fSclFor1.1, whole genome shotgun sequence, a single genomic window includes:
- the LOC108922288 gene encoding putative methyltransferase DDB_G0268948 isoform X2 encodes MTHRLFEDKHHASIYQQYRFVPPVEVKNLILQYLDEKKEPPHVLAVDLGCGTGQNTRLLAPHFQEVVGIDVSENQISEANAVPGFPNVTYRVGTAEELPFQDGSVDLLTAASAAHWFNQDKFLKEASRTLKPRGCIALLSYTDALKFHYSSAGDTLNSIYEEMKNILLPYASPQVAVVNSKLQAMYDAIPFRDKKRLTREQTQRQVKPCSGTHKPGFLRQWMFHPLKLR; translated from the exons ATGACTCACAGGCTCTTTGAAGACAAACACCATGCCTCTATCTACCAGCAGTACCGCTTTGTCCCTCCTGTTGAGGTCAAGAACCTGATCCTTCAGTACTTGGATGAGAAG AAAGAACCACCCCATGTTCTTGCTGTAGACCTGGGCTGTGGAACAGGACAGAACACCCGGCTGCTGGCTCCTCACTTCCAGGAGGTGGTGGGAATTGATGTCAGTGAGAACCAGATTTCTGAGGCCAATGCCGTGCCGGGCTTCCCCAATGTCACCTATAG GGTTGGAACTGCAGAGGAACTGCCATTCCAGGATGGGTCCGTAGACCTGCTGACTGCAGCCTCAGCTGCCCACTGGTTCAACCAAGATAAATTCTTGAAAGAGGCGAGTAGAACTCTGAAACCTCGAGGCTGTATTGCCCTGCTGAGCTACACGGATGCCTTGAAATTTCATTACAGCTCTGCTGGAGACACACTAAACTCTATCTATGAGGAG ATGAAGAATATCCTGCTGCCGTATGCCAGCCCACAGGTGGCAGTTGTAAACAGTAAGCTGCAGGCTATGTATGATGCCATCCCTTTCCGTGACAAAAAGAG GCTTACCAGAGAGCAAACCCAGAGGCAGGTCAAGCCCTGCTCAGGAACACACAAACCAG GTTTCTTAAGGCAATGGATGTTTCATCCCCTGAAACTAAGATAG
- the LOC108922288 gene encoding putative methyltransferase DDB_G0268948 isoform X1 yields MTHRLFEDKHHASIYQQYRFVPPVEVKNLILQYLDEKKEPPHVLAVDLGCGTGQNTRLLAPHFQEVVGIDVSENQISEANAVPGFPNVTYRVGTAEELPFQDGSVDLLTAASAAHWFNQDKFLKEASRTLKPRGCIALLSYTDALKFHYSSAGDTLNSIYEEMKNILLPYASPQVAVVNSKLQAMYDAIPFRDKKRIENIPDKLNISVSDVCGFIETFSYYQAYQRANPEAGQALLRNTQTRFLKAMDVSSPETKIEMEMGYFCVLACKPQ; encoded by the exons ATGACTCACAGGCTCTTTGAAGACAAACACCATGCCTCTATCTACCAGCAGTACCGCTTTGTCCCTCCTGTTGAGGTCAAGAACCTGATCCTTCAGTACTTGGATGAGAAG AAAGAACCACCCCATGTTCTTGCTGTAGACCTGGGCTGTGGAACAGGACAGAACACCCGGCTGCTGGCTCCTCACTTCCAGGAGGTGGTGGGAATTGATGTCAGTGAGAACCAGATTTCTGAGGCCAATGCCGTGCCGGGCTTCCCCAATGTCACCTATAG GGTTGGAACTGCAGAGGAACTGCCATTCCAGGATGGGTCCGTAGACCTGCTGACTGCAGCCTCAGCTGCCCACTGGTTCAACCAAGATAAATTCTTGAAAGAGGCGAGTAGAACTCTGAAACCTCGAGGCTGTATTGCCCTGCTGAGCTACACGGATGCCTTGAAATTTCATTACAGCTCTGCTGGAGACACACTAAACTCTATCTATGAGGAG ATGAAGAATATCCTGCTGCCGTATGCCAGCCCACAGGTGGCAGTTGTAAACAGTAAGCTGCAGGCTATGTATGATGCCATCCCTTTCCGTGACAAAAAGAG GATTGAGAACATCCCAGACAAGCTGAATATCTCAGTGAGTGATGTATGTGGGTTCATTGAAACCTTCTCCTACTACCAGGCTTACCAGAGAGCAAACCCAGAGGCAGGTCAAGCCCTGCTCAGGAACACACAAACCAG GTTTCTTAAGGCAATGGATGTTTCATCCCCTGAAACTAAGATAGAAATGGAAATGGGGTACTTCTGTGTATTGGCATGCAAGCCTCAGTAG
- the LOC108922275 gene encoding putative methyltransferase DDB_G0268948, whose translation MTHRLFEDKHHSSIYQLYRFVPPDEVKNLILQYLDEKKGPPHLLAVDLGCGTGQNTRLLAPYFLDVVGIDVSESQIEEARAVRGCPNVTYRTGIAEELPFPDGSVDLLTAASAAHWFNPEKFLREANRILKPRGCIALLGYVDILELNYGCCGDRITSIYQEVLNFLLPYMSMKVTVANSKLQDLFEAIPFPDKKRVDTIPVKMHISVSEVAGLIETFSFYQEYRRAQPEAGAALLQNTQTRFLEAMGVSSPDTRIEIKLNYFCILACKPL comes from the exons ATGACCCATAGGCTGTTTGAAGACAAGCACCATTCCTCCATTTACCAACTCTACCGCTTTGTCCCTCCTGATGAGGTCAAGAACTTGATCCTTCAATATTTGGATGAGAag AAAGGACCACCCCATCTTCTTGCAGTTGACCTGGGCTGTGGAACAGGACAGAACACTCGTCTTCTGGCACCTTACTTTTTGGATGTGGTGGGCATTGATGTCAGTGAAAGCCAAATTGAGGAAGCAAGGGCAGTGCGTGGCTGCCCTAATGTCACCTATAG AACTGGAATCGCAGAGGAGCTGCCCTTCCCCGATGGCTCAGTGGACCTGCTGACTGCTGCCTCAGCTGCTCACTGGTTTAATCCAGAGAAGTTTCTGAGAGAAGCAAACCGGATCCTGAAGCCCCGTGGTTGCATTGCCCTATTGGGGTATGTTGACATCTTGGAACTGAATTATGGCTGCTGTGGAGACAGAATCACCAGCATCTACCAGGAG GTTCTTAATTTCCTGTTGCCTTACATGAGCATGAAGGTGACAGTTGCCAACAGCAAACTCCAAGACCTTTTTGAGGCAATCCCTTTCCCAGATAAAAAGAG AGTGGACACTATCCCAGTGAAGATGCACATCTCGGTCAGTGAGGTAGCTGGCCTCATTGAGACCTTCTCCTTCTACCAGGAGTATCGAAGAGCCCAGCCAGAAGCGGGTGCAGCACTGCTCCAAAATACACAGACAAG attTCTGGAAGCGATGGGTGTCTCTTCCCCTGACACAAGGATAGAAATCAAATTGAACTACTTCTGTATACTGGCATGCAAGCCTTTGTAA
- the LOC108922276 gene encoding histone H2B-like produces the protein MNRLLIRGVYLQLSAYIKQSARRKFLLFFKKRNSVSGAIIPDPAKSAPKKGSKKAVTKTASKGGKKRRKSRKESYAIYVYKVLKQVHPATGISSKAMGIMNSFVNDIFERIAGEASRLTHYNKRSTITSREIQTAVLLLLPSELAKHAVSEGTKAVTKYTSSK, from the coding sequence ATGAATCGGCTCTTAATTCGCGGTGTTTATTTGCAACTTAGCGCTTATATAAAGCAGAGTGCAAGGAGgaaatttttgctgttttttaaaaaaagaaattctgttAGTGGTGCTATTATACCTGATCCTGCAAAATCCGCCCCCAAGAAGGGCTCGAAGAAAGCCGTGACAAAGACAGCAAGCAAAGGAGGGAAGAAGCGCAGAAAGTCTAGGAAAGAGAGCTACGCAATTTATGTGTATAAGGTGCTAAAGCAGGTCCACCCCGCCACCGGCATCTCTTCTAAAGCTATGGGCATCATGAACTCGTTCGTGAACGATATTTTCGAGCGCATCGCCGGTGAGGCTTCTCGTTTGACTCATTACAACAAGCGTTCGACTATCACTTCCCGGGAGATTCAGACCGCcgtgctcctcctgctgcccagTGAACTGGCCAAGCATGCGGTGTCCGAGGGTACCAAGGCTGTCACTAAGTACACGAGCTCAAAGTAA
- the LOC114910262 gene encoding histone H1-like codes for MAEVAPAPAAAAAAAPAKASKKKAASKPKKAGPSVGDLIVKAVSASKERNGVSLAALKKALAAAGYDVEKNNSRVKLAIKSLVTKGILVQTKGTGASGSFKLNKKQAEATKKKPAKKEAPKAKKPAAKKPAAAKKPKKVAAKKAASSAKKSPKKAKKPAAAAKKATPKKAKKPAAAKKATKSPKKAKAAAKPKVAKPKSSKAKKAAPKKK; via the coding sequence ATGGCAGAAGTCGCTCCAGCTCCGGcagccgccgctgccgccgctccGGCTAAAGCTTCCAAGAAGAAGGCTGCGTCCAAGCCTAAGAAGGCGGGTCCCAGCGTCGGGGACCTGATCGTGAAAGCCGTCTCGGCCTCCAAGGAGCGAAACGGCGTGTCTCTGGCCGCCCTGAAAAAGGCTCTGGCGGCAGCAGGCTACGATGTGGAGAAGAACAACTCCCGCGTCAAGCTGGCAATCAAAAGCCTGGTGACCAAAGGCATTCTGGTCCAGACCAAAGGGACCGGCGCCTCTGGCTCGTTCAAGCTGAACAAGAAGCAGGCGGAGGCCACCAAGAAGAAGCCGGCCAAGAAGGAGGCTCCGAAAGCCAAGAAGCCAGCCGCAAAGAAGCCTGCCGCGGCCAAGAAGCCCAAGAAGGTGGCTGCGAAGAAAGCCGCCTCCTCCGCCAAGAAGTCCCCGAAGAAGGCGAAGAAGCCCGCTGCGGCAGCTAAAAAGGCGACCCCTAAGAAAGCTAAGAAGCCGGCAGCGGCCAAGAAGGCGACCAAGAGCCCCAAGAAGGCAAAGGCGGCAGCCAAGCCCAAAGTGGCAAAGCCCAAGAGCAGCAAGGCTAAGAAAGCGGCTCCTAAAAAGAAGTGA
- the LOC114910268 gene encoding histone H2A-like gives MSGRGKTGGKARAKAKTRSSRAGLQFPVGRVHRLLRKGNYAERVGAGAPVYLAAVLEYLTAEILELAGNAARDNKKTRIIPRHLQLAVRNDEELNKLLGGVTIAQGGVLPNIQAVLLPKKTEKTVKTK, from the coding sequence ATGAGCGGACGTGGAAAAACTGGTGGCAAAGCTAGAGCTAAGGCCAAGACTCGTTCATCCAGAGCTGGACTGCAGTTTCCAGTCGGCCGTGTTCACAGATTGCTACGCAAAGGCAACTATGCTGAGCGTGTTGGTGCTGGAGCCCCAGTTTATTTGGCTGCTGTGCTCGAGTACCTGACTGCTGAAATCCTCGAGTTGGCTGGCAATGCTGCCCGGGACAACAAGAAAACGCGCATCATTCCCCGCCACTTGCAGCTCGCTGTCCGCAACGATGAGGAACTGAATAAATTGCTGGGAGGCGTCACGATCGCCCAGGGTGGCGTACTTCCTAACATTCAGGCCGTTCTTCTGCCCAAGAAAACGGAGAAGACCGTCAAGACTAAGTAA
- the LOC108933812 gene encoding histone H3 translates to MARTKQTARKSTGGKAPRKQLATKAARKSAPATGGVKKPHRYRPGTVALREIRRYQKSTELLIRKLPFQRLVREIAQDFKTDLRFQSSAVMALQEASEAYLVGLFEDTNLCAIHAKRVTIMPKDIQLARRIRGERA, encoded by the coding sequence ATGGCTCGTACCAAGCAAACCGCTCGCAAATCTACCGGCGGCAAAGCTCCCAGGAAGCAGCTTGCCACCAAGGCTGCACGCAAAAGTGCCCCGGCTACCGGCGGCGTGAAGAAACCTCACCGCTACAGGCCCGGCACGGTGGCTCTGAGAGAGATCCGCCGCTACCAGAAATCCACGGAGCTGCTGATCCGCAAGCTGCCGTTCCAGCGCCTGGTGCGAGAAATCGCCCAGGACTTCAAGACTGATCTTCGTTTCCAGAGCTCCGCTGTCATGGCTCTGCAGGAGGCTAGCGAGGCTTACCTGGTTGGTCTGTTTGAAGACACCAACTTGTGCGCTATTCACGCCAAGAGGGTGACCATCATGCCCAAAGACATCCAGCTAGCCCGTCGTATCCGGGGAGAGCGCGCTTGA
- the LOC108933813 gene encoding histone H4, producing MSGRGKGGKGLGKGGAKRHRKVLRDNIQGITKPAIRRLARRGGVKRISGLIYEETRGVLKVFLENVIRDAVTYTEHAKRKTVTAMDVVYALKRQGRTLYGFGG from the coding sequence ATGTCTGGTCGCGGAAAGGGAGGAAAAGGTCTTGGCAAAGGAGGCGCTAAGCGCCACAGAAAGGTGCTTCGTGATAACATCCAGGGTATCACGAAGCCCGCTATTCGCCGCTTGGCTCGCCGTGGTGGCGTGAAGCGTATCTCCGGCTTGATCTACGAGGAGACTCGTGGTGTCCTGAAAGTGTTTCTGGAGAACGTGATCCGTGACGCCGTTACTTACACCGAACATGCCAAGAGGAAGACCGTCACCGCTATGGATGTTGTCTACGCGCTGAAGCGTCAGGGTCGTACTCTGTACGGTTTCGGAGGCTAA
- the LOC114910272 gene encoding histone H2B-like, whose protein sequence is MPEPAKSAPKKGSKKAVTKTAGKGGKKRRKSRKESYAIYVYKVLKQVHPDTGISSKAMGIMNSFVNDIFERIAGEASRLAHYNKRSTITSREIQTAVRLLLPGELAKHAVSEGTKAVTKYTSSK, encoded by the coding sequence ATGCCTGAACCTGCGAAGTCAGCGCCCAAGAAGGGCTCGAAGAAAGCTGTGACGAAGACGGCAGGCAAAGGAGGAAAGAAACGCAGAAAGTCCAGAAAGGAGAGCTACGCTATCTACGTGTACAAGGTGCTGAAGCAGGTCCATCCCGACACCGGCATCTCTTCCAAGGCTATGGGCATCATGAACTCGTTCGTGAACGACATTTTCGAGCGCATCGCCGGTGAGGCTTCTCGTTTGGCTCATTACAACAAGCGTTCGACTATCACTTCCCGGGAGATTCAGACTGCTGTACGCCTCTTGCTGCCCGGTGAATTGGCCAAGCACGCGGTGTCTGAGGGCACCAAGGCTGTCACTAAGTACACGAGCTCTAAATAA
- the LOC108933810 gene encoding histone H4 — protein MSGRGKGGKGLGKGGAKRHRKVLRDNIQGITKPAIRRLARRGGVKRISGLIYEETRGVLKVFLENVIRDAVTYTEHAKRKTVTAMDVVYALKRQGRTLYGFGG, from the coding sequence ATGTCTGGTCGTGGAAAAGGAGGTAAAGGTCTTGGCAAAGGAGGCGCTAAGCGTCATAGGAAGGTTCTCCGTGATAATATTCAGGGTATTACGAAGCCCGCTATTCGCCGCTTGGCTCGCCGTGGTGGTGTGAAGCGTATCTCCGGTCTGATTTACGAAGAGACCCGTGGTGTTCTGAAAGTGTTCCTGGAGAATGTCATTCGTGACGCCGTTACCTACACCGAACACGCCAAGAGAAAGACTGTGACTGCTATGGATGTCGTCTACGCGCTGAAGCGACAGGGTCGCACTCTGTATGGCTTTGGAGGTTAA